One genomic region from Actinocatenispora thailandica encodes:
- a CDS encoding carboxymuconolactone decarboxylase family protein, producing the protein MTTSTEPDDVTSRLPNPGRYFPELGTVSNALAKITRNGAVPRATIGLVQLRAGQLVGSTYHTVRQTEQLRRAGEAEERITAVSSWRDAPYFTDAERVALELVEAVLVPNPAGRRVDDELYARAAAHYDERALWTLTLVIGQICLFIPVALIAQPIPGTPIGKNYRD; encoded by the coding sequence ATGACCACGAGCACCGAACCCGACGACGTCACCTCCCGGCTGCCCAACCCGGGCCGGTACTTCCCGGAGCTGGGCACCGTGTCGAACGCGCTGGCGAAGATCACCCGCAACGGCGCCGTCCCGCGGGCCACCATCGGTCTGGTGCAGCTGCGGGCCGGCCAGCTCGTCGGCAGCACGTACCACACGGTCCGGCAGACCGAGCAGTTGCGCAGGGCGGGCGAGGCGGAGGAGCGCATCACCGCCGTCTCGTCGTGGCGCGACGCACCGTACTTCACCGACGCCGAGCGAGTCGCGCTGGAGCTGGTGGAGGCGGTACTGGTGCCGAACCCGGCGGGCCGCCGGGTGGACGACGAGCTGTACGCGCGGGCCGCCGCGCACTACGACGAGCGGGCGCTGTGGACGCTGACCCTGGTGATCGGCCAGATCTGCCTGTTCATCCCGGTCGCGCTGATCGCCCAGCCGATCCCCGGCACCCCGATCGGCAAGAACTACCGCGATTAG
- a CDS encoding histone-like nucleoid-structuring protein Lsr2 produces MAQKVQVLLVDDLDGGEAAETVKFGLDGMNYEIDLSDSNAQGLRDALATYVGKARKLGRGGVARSGAAPRNRGTSSAASDREQNRAIREWAKRKGLDISDRGRISADIVERYHAEAGR; encoded by the coding sequence GTGGCGCAGAAGGTACAGGTCCTCCTCGTCGACGACCTGGACGGCGGGGAAGCCGCGGAGACCGTGAAGTTCGGCCTGGACGGCATGAACTACGAGATCGACCTTTCCGATTCCAACGCCCAGGGCCTGCGTGACGCGCTCGCGACGTACGTCGGGAAGGCTCGCAAGCTCGGCCGTGGTGGGGTGGCTCGCAGCGGCGCCGCGCCGCGAAATCGTGGCACCTCCTCGGCGGCCAGCGACCGCGAGCAGAATCGCGCCATCCGCGAGTGGGCAAAGCGTAAAGGCTTGGATATCTCCGATCGCGGACGCATTTCCGCCGACATCGTGGAGCGTTACCATGCGGAGGCCGGTCGCTGA
- a CDS encoding class I SAM-dependent methyltransferase, which produces MEPEIRDSHRLSFGPAADLYDEVRPTYPAAAIGWMVGPAPRRVVDLGAGTGIFTRQLVAAGHQVIAVEPDPGMRARLASRVPGAATPAGSAESVPVPDASVDAVVAAQSYHWFDPAVAHPEIARVLVPGGVFAPIWNHRDTGVDWVAQLSGIVGGEDVIPPELPDELFGPVQRADFRHEVPSSPDLLVALISSRSHYLTAAPAERDRLEREVRQLCATHPDLRGRDRFPMPYLTSAFRAARR; this is translated from the coding sequence ATGGAACCCGAGATCCGGGACAGCCACCGGTTGTCCTTCGGCCCCGCCGCCGACCTGTACGACGAGGTGCGCCCGACGTACCCGGCCGCGGCGATCGGCTGGATGGTCGGCCCGGCGCCGCGACGGGTGGTCGATCTCGGCGCCGGTACGGGCATCTTCACCCGCCAACTGGTCGCCGCCGGACACCAGGTGATCGCGGTCGAGCCGGATCCGGGGATGCGCGCCAGACTCGCGTCGCGGGTGCCCGGGGCGGCGACGCCGGCCGGCTCCGCCGAGTCGGTACCGGTGCCGGACGCGAGCGTCGACGCCGTGGTCGCGGCGCAGTCGTACCACTGGTTCGACCCGGCGGTGGCGCACCCGGAGATCGCCCGGGTACTGGTGCCGGGCGGGGTGTTCGCGCCGATCTGGAACCACCGGGACACCGGCGTCGACTGGGTGGCGCAACTGTCCGGGATCGTCGGCGGCGAGGACGTGATCCCGCCGGAGCTGCCGGACGAGCTGTTCGGGCCGGTGCAGCGGGCCGACTTCCGGCACGAGGTGCCGTCCTCACCGGACCTGCTGGTCGCGCTGATCAGCTCCCGCTCGCACTACCTGACCGCGGCGCCGGCCGAGCGCGACCGGCTGGAACGCGAGGTCCGGCAGCTGTGCGCGACGCATCCCGACCTGCGCGGTCGGGACCGGTTCCCGATGCCGTACCTGACCTCCGCCTTCCGCGCCGCCCGCCGCTGA
- the radA gene encoding DNA repair protein RadA: MTSRSSGTRQGSASRGPAVRTVRPAYHCDACGFAVPKWVGRCPDCGSWGSIVEAAPAAAAPAAAPALAARAPSVPASPIGAVDLEEAAHRPTGVGELDRVLGGGLVPGSVVLLAGEPGVGKSTLLLEVAYRWCASAPRPVAASPSLVVSGEESAAQVRLRAERTGAVHDSLFLATETDLANVLGHIDTVKPGLLILDSVQTIASPEVDGSAGGVTQVRAVTAALVAVAKERGIATVLVGHVTKDGAIAGPRVLEHLVDVVLHFEGDRHSTLRLVRAVKNRFGAADEVGCFEMHDGGIRGLADPSGLFLSRHADPVPGTCVTVTVEGRRPLLTEVQALVAPSVLPSPRRAVSGLDSARVAMALAVLERRCKVRLHDREVFAATVGGVRVNEPSADLAVSLAVASASRDFPLPADLVAIGEVGLAGEVRPVSAVPRRLSEAARLGFTRALVPVGCGPAATGVDAPAGLSVTEVPDLGAALRAVADAARGSRD; the protein is encoded by the coding sequence GTGACTTCCCGAAGCTCCGGCACTCGGCAGGGTTCCGCCTCGCGCGGCCCGGCAGTGCGCACCGTCCGCCCCGCCTACCACTGCGACGCGTGCGGGTTCGCGGTGCCGAAATGGGTGGGTCGCTGTCCGGACTGCGGCAGCTGGGGTTCGATCGTCGAGGCCGCGCCGGCCGCGGCCGCACCGGCGGCGGCGCCGGCGCTGGCCGCGCGCGCGCCGTCCGTGCCGGCCAGTCCGATCGGCGCGGTCGACCTGGAGGAGGCGGCGCACCGGCCGACCGGTGTCGGCGAGCTCGACCGGGTGCTCGGCGGCGGGCTGGTGCCCGGTTCGGTGGTGCTGCTCGCCGGCGAGCCCGGCGTGGGCAAGTCGACGCTGCTGCTGGAGGTGGCCTACCGCTGGTGTGCCAGCGCCCCGCGGCCGGTCGCGGCCAGCCCGTCGCTGGTGGTCAGCGGCGAGGAGTCGGCGGCGCAGGTGCGGCTGCGGGCGGAGCGCACCGGAGCCGTGCACGACAGCCTGTTCCTCGCCACCGAGACCGACCTGGCCAACGTGCTCGGGCACATCGACACGGTCAAGCCCGGCCTGCTCATCCTCGACTCGGTGCAGACGATCGCCTCGCCCGAGGTGGACGGTTCGGCCGGCGGCGTCACCCAGGTCCGGGCCGTCACCGCGGCGCTGGTCGCGGTCGCCAAGGAGCGCGGCATCGCCACCGTGCTGGTCGGTCACGTCACGAAGGACGGTGCGATCGCCGGCCCCCGGGTGCTGGAACACCTGGTCGACGTGGTGCTGCACTTCGAGGGCGATCGGCACTCGACGTTGCGGCTGGTGCGCGCGGTGAAGAACCGGTTCGGCGCGGCGGACGAGGTGGGCTGCTTCGAGATGCACGACGGCGGCATCCGTGGCCTTGCCGACCCGTCCGGCCTCTTCCTGTCCCGGCATGCCGACCCGGTGCCCGGCACCTGCGTGACGGTGACCGTGGAGGGCCGCCGACCGCTGCTGACCGAGGTGCAGGCGTTGGTGGCGCCGTCGGTGCTGCCGTCGCCGCGGCGCGCGGTGTCCGGGCTCGACTCGGCCCGGGTGGCGATGGCGCTGGCGGTGCTGGAACGGCGCTGCAAGGTGCGGCTGCACGACCGGGAGGTGTTCGCCGCGACGGTCGGCGGGGTGCGGGTGAACGAGCCGTCGGCCGACCTGGCGGTGAGTCTCGCGGTGGCGTCGGCGTCCCGCGACTTCCCGCTGCCGGCCGACCTGGTGGCCATCGGCGAGGTGGGCCTGGCCGGCGAGGTGCGGCCGGTGTCCGCGGTGCCGCGCCGACTGTCCGAGGCGGCGCGGCTCGGCTTCACCCGGGCGCTGGTCCCGGTCGGCTGCGGCCCGGCCGCCACCGGGGTCGACGCACCGGCCGGGCTGTCGGTCACCGAGGTGCCGGACCTGGGTGCGGCGCTACGGGCGGTGGCCGACGCCGCTCGGGGATCGCGCGACTGA
- a CDS encoding ATP-dependent Clp protease ATP-binding subunit translates to MFERFTDRARRVVVLAQEEARMLNHNYIGTEHILLGLIHEGEGVAAKALESLGISLEGVRQQVEEIIGQGQQAPSGHIPFTPRAKKVLELSLREALQLGHNYIGTEHILLGLIREGEGVAAQVLVKLGADLNRVRQQVIQLLSGYQGGKETAGAGATGEATPSTSLVLDQFGRNLTQAAREAKLDPVIGREKEIERIMQVLSRRTKNNPVLIGEPGVGKTAVVEGLAQKVVKGEVPETLKDKQLYTLDLGALVAGSRYRGDFEERLRKVLKEIRSRGDIILFIDEIHTLVGAGAAEGAIDAASILKPMLARGELQTIGATTLDEYRKYLEKDAALERRFQPIQVDEPSLAHTIEMLKGLRDKYEAHHRISITDKALVAAATLADRYISDRYLPDKAIDLIDEAGARMRIRRMTAPPDLREFDEKIAQVRKDKESAIDAQDFERAAQLRDSEKQLLNQKSQREKEWKSGDLDVVSEVDDEQIADVLANWTGIPVYKLTEEETSRLLRMEDELHKRVVGQEDAVKSVSQAIRRTRSGLKDPKRPSGSFIFAGPSGVGKSELSKALAEFLFGSEDSIIQLDMSEFHDRYTVSRLVGAPPGYVGYDEGGQLTEKVRRKPFSVVLFDEIEKAHPDVFNTLLQILEDGRLTDGQGRIVDFKNTVIILTTNLGTRDVAKAVSLGFSQSNDSDSNYERMKLKVQDELKKHFRPEFLNRIDDTVVFHQLSEENILEIVDIMIARIETQLRNKDMGMELTDGAKRFLAKKGFDPVLGARPLRRTIQREIEDALSERILFNEITPGQIVLVDVEGDPADIDKSHLVFRGTTKPVEVPDAVPADLSAGEATE, encoded by the coding sequence ATGTTCGAGAGGTTCACCGACCGCGCCCGTCGCGTTGTCGTCCTGGCCCAAGAAGAGGCCCGGATGCTCAACCACAACTACATCGGTACCGAGCACATCCTGCTCGGGCTCATCCACGAGGGTGAGGGCGTTGCGGCCAAGGCGCTGGAGAGCCTCGGCATCTCCCTCGAAGGCGTCCGCCAGCAGGTCGAGGAGATCATCGGCCAGGGCCAGCAGGCGCCGAGCGGGCACATCCCGTTCACCCCGCGCGCCAAGAAGGTGCTGGAGCTGTCGCTGCGGGAGGCGCTGCAGCTCGGCCACAACTACATCGGCACCGAGCACATCCTGCTCGGCCTGATCCGCGAGGGCGAGGGTGTCGCGGCCCAGGTGCTGGTCAAGCTCGGCGCCGACCTCAACCGGGTGCGGCAGCAGGTCATCCAGCTGCTGTCCGGCTACCAGGGCGGCAAGGAGACCGCCGGTGCCGGCGCCACCGGTGAGGCCACCCCGTCCACCTCGCTGGTGCTCGACCAGTTCGGCCGCAACCTGACCCAGGCCGCCCGGGAGGCGAAGCTCGACCCGGTCATCGGCCGGGAGAAGGAAATCGAGCGGATCATGCAGGTCCTCTCCCGCCGCACCAAGAACAACCCGGTGCTGATCGGCGAGCCCGGCGTCGGCAAGACCGCCGTGGTCGAGGGGCTGGCCCAGAAGGTCGTCAAGGGCGAGGTGCCCGAGACCCTGAAGGACAAGCAGCTCTACACGCTCGACCTGGGCGCCCTGGTGGCCGGCTCGCGCTACCGCGGTGACTTCGAGGAGCGGCTGCGCAAGGTCCTGAAGGAGATCCGTTCCCGCGGCGACATCATCCTGTTCATCGACGAGATCCACACCCTGGTGGGTGCGGGCGCCGCCGAGGGTGCGATCGACGCCGCCAGCATCCTCAAGCCGATGCTGGCCCGCGGTGAGCTGCAGACCATCGGTGCGACCACGCTCGACGAATACCGGAAGTACCTGGAGAAGGACGCGGCGCTGGAGCGCCGGTTCCAGCCGATCCAGGTGGACGAGCCGTCGCTGGCGCACACCATCGAGATGCTCAAGGGGCTGCGCGACAAGTACGAGGCGCACCACCGCATCTCGATCACCGACAAGGCGCTGGTGGCCGCCGCGACCCTCGCCGACCGGTACATCTCGGACCGCTACCTGCCGGACAAGGCGATCGACCTGATCGACGAGGCCGGCGCCCGGATGCGGATCCGCCGGATGACCGCGCCGCCGGACCTGCGCGAGTTCGACGAGAAGATCGCCCAGGTCCGCAAGGACAAGGAATCCGCGATCGACGCGCAGGACTTCGAGCGGGCCGCGCAGCTGCGCGACTCGGAGAAGCAGCTGCTGAACCAGAAGTCGCAGCGCGAGAAGGAGTGGAAGTCCGGCGACCTGGACGTGGTCAGCGAGGTCGACGACGAGCAGATCGCCGACGTGCTGGCCAACTGGACGGGCATCCCGGTCTACAAGCTCACCGAGGAGGAGACCTCCCGGCTGCTGCGGATGGAGGACGAGCTGCACAAGCGGGTCGTCGGCCAGGAGGACGCGGTCAAGTCGGTCTCGCAGGCGATCCGGCGCACCCGGTCCGGCCTGAAGGACCCGAAGCGGCCGTCCGGTTCGTTCATCTTCGCCGGCCCGTCCGGCGTCGGGAAGAGCGAGCTGTCCAAGGCGCTGGCCGAGTTCCTGTTCGGCTCGGAAGACTCGATCATCCAGCTGGACATGAGCGAGTTCCACGACCGGTACACGGTGTCCCGGCTGGTCGGCGCGCCTCCCGGCTACGTCGGGTACGACGAGGGCGGCCAGCTGACCGAGAAGGTGCGGCGCAAGCCGTTCTCGGTGGTGCTGTTCGACGAGATCGAGAAGGCACACCCGGACGTGTTCAACACGCTGCTGCAGATCCTGGAGGACGGTCGGCTGACCGACGGCCAGGGCCGCATCGTGGACTTCAAGAACACGGTGATCATCCTGACCACCAACCTGGGCACCAGGGACGTGGCCAAGGCGGTCTCGCTGGGCTTCTCGCAGTCCAACGACTCGGACAGCAACTACGAGCGGATGAAGCTGAAGGTCCAGGACGAGCTGAAGAAGCACTTCCGGCCGGAGTTCCTGAACCGGATCGACGACACCGTCGTGTTCCACCAGCTGTCCGAGGAGAACATCCTGGAGATCGTGGACATCATGATCGCCCGGATCGAGACCCAGCTGCGCAACAAGGACATGGGCATGGAGCTCACCGACGGGGCCAAGCGGTTCCTGGCGAAGAAGGGCTTCGACCCGGTCCTCGGTGCCCGGCCGCTGCGCCGCACGATCCAGCGGGAGATCGAGGACGCGCTGTCCGAGCGCATCCTGTTCAACGAGATCACGCCCGGCCAGATCGTGCTGGTGGACGTCGAGGGTGACCCGGCCGACATCGACAAGTCGCACCTGGTCTTCCGCGGCACCACCAAGCCGGTCGAGGTGCCGGACGCGGTGCCCGCCGACCTGAGCGCCGGCGAGGCCACCGAGTAA
- a CDS encoding SDR family oxidoreductase — MTRVLVTGGTGVLGRALVERLKDRAEVRVLSRREGLPTGSVRGDLETGIGLAQALDGVDAIAHCATSADYRHPERDVAQTRRLLDERGDRPLTYISIVGVDRIPFGYYRAKLNSELAIAQSGAPWTVLRTTQFHDLVLRFLRPLTRPPVAVVPKLTVQPVDVGEVAGRMADLVLGEPAGRVPDMGGPEVTSLPELMRTYLSVTGLQRRMLQVPVRLPGRVMAAFRDGAHLAPDHPDGRVTFAEYLESRRQADGTVTNPY; from the coding sequence ATGACACGGGTATTGGTGACGGGCGGTACCGGCGTGCTCGGCCGGGCGCTGGTCGAACGGCTCAAGGACCGCGCCGAGGTACGGGTGCTCAGCCGGCGGGAAGGGCTGCCGACGGGTTCGGTCCGCGGCGATCTGGAAACGGGCATCGGACTGGCGCAGGCGCTGGACGGCGTGGACGCCATCGCGCACTGCGCGACCAGCGCCGACTACCGGCACCCCGAGCGGGATGTCGCGCAGACCCGGCGGCTGCTCGACGAGCGCGGTGACCGGCCGCTGACCTACATCTCGATCGTCGGCGTGGACCGGATCCCGTTCGGTTACTACCGGGCCAAGCTCAACTCGGAGCTGGCGATCGCGCAGTCCGGCGCGCCGTGGACGGTGCTGCGCACCACCCAGTTCCACGACCTGGTCCTGCGCTTCCTGCGACCACTCACCCGCCCGCCGGTGGCGGTGGTACCCAAGCTGACGGTGCAGCCGGTCGACGTCGGTGAGGTCGCCGGCCGGATGGCCGACCTGGTGCTCGGCGAGCCGGCCGGCCGGGTGCCCGACATGGGCGGCCCGGAGGTGACGTCGCTGCCCGAACTGATGCGTACCTACCTGTCGGTCACCGGCCTGCAACGACGGATGCTCCAGGTGCCGGTACGGCTGCCGGGGCGCGTCATGGCAGCCTTCCGGGACGGCGCGCACCTGGCGCCGGACCACCCGGACGGTCGCGTCACCTTCGCCGAGTACCTGGAGAGCCGGCGCCAAGCCGACGGCACGGTCACCAACCCGTACTGA
- the sigJ gene encoding RNA polymerase sigma factor SigJ, whose protein sequence is MDTEPVSGRYDPGPAAVLGERRALTSLAYRLLGSLADAEDVVQEAYLRWYRLSGREREQIASPGGWLTTVASRICLDLLGSARARRERYVGEWIPEPVPGDGTPPGGPLPNPPPDPADRVTLDESVTMAFLVVLDSMTPAERVALILHDVYGYRFTDVAVIVGRTAAACRQLATSARRRIRAAQPAAKPDDALRQRVVRDFRRAWEAQDIDALLGLLDPDATVVVDGGGLVSAARQPIHGGRQIVRYLMGFVGRGQPPALQERTVNGQPGLVARRGDDLVVVAAVEVVGDRIARIWAVRNPEKLRTGWA, encoded by the coding sequence ATGGACACCGAGCCGGTGAGCGGGCGGTACGACCCGGGCCCGGCGGCGGTGCTCGGCGAGCGCCGCGCGCTGACGAGCCTCGCGTACCGGTTGCTCGGTTCGCTCGCCGACGCCGAGGACGTGGTGCAGGAGGCGTACCTGCGCTGGTACCGGCTGTCCGGCCGGGAGCGGGAGCAGATCGCGTCGCCGGGCGGGTGGCTGACCACCGTCGCCAGCCGGATCTGCCTCGACCTGCTCGGTTCGGCCCGCGCCCGGCGGGAGCGGTACGTCGGTGAGTGGATCCCGGAGCCGGTGCCCGGGGACGGCACGCCGCCCGGCGGCCCGCTGCCGAACCCGCCGCCGGACCCGGCCGACCGGGTCACCCTGGACGAGTCCGTCACGATGGCGTTCCTGGTCGTGCTGGACTCGATGACGCCGGCCGAGCGGGTCGCGCTGATCCTGCACGACGTCTACGGGTACCGGTTCACCGACGTGGCGGTGATCGTCGGCCGCACCGCGGCGGCGTGCCGCCAGTTGGCCACCTCCGCCCGCCGCCGGATCCGGGCCGCGCAGCCGGCGGCGAAGCCGGACGACGCGCTCCGTCAGCGGGTGGTCCGCGACTTTCGCCGGGCCTGGGAGGCGCAGGACATCGACGCGCTGCTCGGCCTGCTCGACCCCGATGCCACCGTGGTCGTGGACGGCGGCGGCCTGGTCAGCGCCGCCCGGCAGCCGATCCACGGCGGCCGGCAGATCGTCCGGTACCTGATGGGTTTCGTGGGCCGGGGCCAGCCGCCGGCGCTGCAGGAACGTACCGTCAACGGCCAGCCCGGGCTGGTCGCCCGGCGCGGCGACGACCTCGTCGTGGTGGCTGCGGTCGAGGTCGTCGGCGACCGGATCGCCCGCATATGGGCGGTTCGTAACCCGGAGAAGTTGCGCACCGGCTGGGCCTGA
- the disA gene encoding DNA integrity scanning diadenylate cyclase DisA, producing MAPGTALREGLERILRGNTGALIVLGYDRAVDVLCTGGFPLDVEFSATRLRELCKMDGAVILTNDCSRIVQAAVHLMPDPSIPTEESGTRHRTAERVARQTGYPVISVSQSMHIISLYVTGQRHVLDDSAAILSRANQALATLERYKARLDEVSGTLSALEIEDLVTVRDAMAVVQRLEMVRRIADEIEGYVIELGTDGRLLALQLDELMAGVDEDRALVIRDYFPPGRIPPQVHEVLAQLDELSATELLDLTAVAKALSYPATTEALEAAISPLGFRLLAKVPRLPSAVVDRLVGHFGGLQRLLGATVEDLQAVDGVGDSRARTVREGLSRLAEASILERYV from the coding sequence ATGGCGCCGGGCACCGCGCTGCGGGAAGGCCTGGAGCGGATCCTGCGCGGCAACACCGGTGCGCTGATCGTGCTCGGGTACGACCGGGCCGTCGACGTGCTGTGCACCGGTGGCTTCCCGCTGGACGTCGAGTTCTCCGCGACCCGGCTGCGCGAGCTGTGCAAGATGGACGGTGCGGTGATCCTCACCAACGACTGCTCCCGCATCGTGCAGGCCGCGGTGCATCTGATGCCGGACCCGTCGATACCGACCGAGGAGTCCGGCACCCGGCACCGCACCGCCGAGCGGGTGGCCCGGCAGACCGGGTACCCGGTCATCTCGGTGAGCCAGTCGATGCACATCATCAGCCTGTACGTGACCGGCCAGCGGCACGTCCTGGACGACTCGGCGGCGATCCTGTCCCGGGCCAACCAGGCGCTCGCCACCCTGGAGCGGTACAAGGCGCGGCTGGACGAGGTGTCCGGCACGCTGTCCGCGCTGGAGATCGAGGACCTGGTCACGGTGCGGGACGCGATGGCCGTGGTGCAGCGGCTGGAGATGGTGCGCCGGATCGCCGACGAGATCGAGGGGTACGTGATCGAGCTCGGCACCGACGGCCGGCTGCTCGCGCTGCAACTCGACGAGCTGATGGCCGGGGTGGACGAGGACCGCGCCCTGGTCATCCGCGACTACTTCCCGCCCGGGCGCATCCCGCCGCAGGTGCACGAGGTGCTGGCGCAGCTCGACGAGCTGTCCGCGACCGAACTGCTCGACCTGACCGCGGTCGCGAAGGCGCTCAGCTACCCGGCGACCACCGAGGCGCTGGAGGCGGCGATCAGCCCGCTCGGCTTCCGGCTGCTGGCGAAGGTGCCGCGGTTGCCGTCCGCGGTGGTCGACCGGCTGGTCGGGCACTTCGGCGGGCTGCAGCGGCTGCTCGGCGCCACGGTCGAGGACCTGCAGGCGGTGGACGGCGTCGGCGACAGCCGGGCCCGCACCGTCCGGGAGGGCCTGTCCCGCCTCGCCGAGGCCTCCATCCTGGAGCGCTACGTCTGA
- a CDS encoding A/G-specific adenine glycosylase codes for MDSSVPERRLAALVSDWYAEHARELPWRAPGVSAWAVLVSEIMLQQTPVHRVLPVWREWLARWPTPQDLAVEPAAEVIRAWGRLGYPRRALRLHECAKALVDRHAGEVPREVDALLALPGIGSYTARAVAVFAYGDRHPVVDTNVRRFVARAVTALGDAGPPRTVADLAAVEELLPADAADAARASIAFMELGALICTARAPRCADCPVYAECGWQRAGRPAATGPARKVQKFAGTDRQVRGLLMAVLREATAPVPRAALDAVWQDGTQRDRALAGLLDDGLVHRLAGDRYALPT; via the coding sequence ATGGACAGCTCGGTACCGGAGCGGCGGTTGGCCGCGCTCGTCAGCGACTGGTACGCCGAACACGCCCGGGAGCTGCCCTGGCGGGCCCCGGGCGTGTCCGCCTGGGCGGTGCTGGTCAGCGAGATCATGCTGCAGCAGACGCCGGTGCACCGGGTGCTGCCGGTGTGGCGGGAGTGGCTGGCCCGCTGGCCCACCCCGCAGGACCTGGCCGTCGAACCGGCGGCCGAGGTGATCCGCGCCTGGGGCCGGCTCGGCTACCCGCGCCGCGCGCTGCGGCTGCACGAGTGCGCGAAGGCGCTCGTCGACCGGCACGCCGGCGAGGTGCCGCGAGAGGTCGACGCGCTGCTCGCGCTGCCCGGGATCGGCTCGTACACGGCCCGAGCCGTCGCCGTCTTCGCCTACGGGGACCGGCATCCGGTGGTGGACACCAACGTGCGGCGGTTCGTCGCCCGCGCGGTGACCGCGCTCGGCGACGCCGGCCCGCCCCGTACGGTGGCCGACCTCGCCGCGGTCGAGGAGCTGCTGCCGGCCGACGCGGCCGACGCGGCCCGCGCCTCGATCGCGTTCATGGAACTCGGCGCGCTGATCTGCACCGCCCGCGCGCCGCGCTGCGCGGACTGCCCGGTGTATGCCGAGTGCGGCTGGCAGCGCGCCGGGCGGCCGGCGGCGACCGGCCCGGCCCGCAAGGTGCAGAAGTTCGCCGGTACCGACCGGCAGGTGCGCGGGCTGTTGATGGCCGTGCTGCGGGAGGCGACCGCGCCGGTGCCCCGCGCCGCGCTCGACGCGGTGTGGCAGGACGGCACCCAGCGCGACCGGGCGCTGGCCGGGCTGCTCGACGACGGGCTGGTGCACCGCCTCGCCGGCGACCGCTACGCCCTCCCGACCTGA
- a CDS encoding UbiA family prenyltransferase, whose translation MVSRGRAGARAADGGAPVGVRRAAMGLVRGCHPEPVAAVTVVATVLSVAVGRGAAGTLSVAAAVCTGQLSVGWANDWLDAARDLAAGRRDKPVVAGLVTPATLRRAALAAAAATVPLSLLSGWLAGGAHLVAVGSAWLYDRPLKATPASVLPYLASFGLLPAFVLLGAGVPVPWWLCAAGAALGGGAHFFNTLPDLDADRAAGIAGLPHRLGARTSWWVGAALLLVASGLLAYGVPGWYGPAGFAVALAALVVGAVAGRRPGSRASFRVVLVVALVDVALLVLAGAAAG comes from the coding sequence ATGGTGTCCAGGGGCCGGGCCGGTGCGCGGGCGGCGGACGGCGGTGCGCCGGTGGGCGTGCGACGTGCGGCGATGGGGCTGGTCCGCGGCTGCCACCCGGAGCCGGTGGCGGCGGTCACCGTGGTGGCCACGGTGCTGTCGGTCGCCGTCGGCCGCGGCGCCGCCGGCACCCTGTCGGTGGCGGCCGCGGTGTGCACCGGCCAGTTGTCCGTCGGCTGGGCCAACGACTGGCTGGACGCGGCGCGCGACCTCGCCGCCGGCCGGCGGGACAAGCCGGTGGTGGCCGGGCTGGTCACGCCGGCGACGCTGCGCCGGGCGGCGCTCGCCGCCGCGGCCGCGACGGTACCGCTGTCGTTGCTGTCCGGTTGGCTGGCAGGCGGCGCGCACCTCGTCGCGGTCGGCAGCGCCTGGCTGTACGACCGGCCGCTGAAGGCGACCCCCGCCTCGGTACTCCCCTACCTCGCCTCGTTCGGCCTGCTGCCGGCGTTCGTACTGCTCGGCGCCGGCGTACCGGTGCCGTGGTGGTTGTGCGCGGCGGGTGCCGCCCTCGGCGGCGGGGCGCACTTCTTCAACACGCTGCCCGACCTGGACGCCGACCGGGCCGCCGGGATCGCGGGGCTGCCGCACCGGCTCGGCGCCCGTACCTCCTGGTGGGTCGGCGCGGCGCTGCTGCTCGTCGCCTCCGGCCTGCTCGCCTACGGGGTACCGGGCTGGTACGGGCCGGCCGGGTTCGCGGTGGCGCTCGCGGCGCTGGTGGTCGGCGCCGTGGCCGGCCGCCGACCGGGCTCCCGCGCCAGCTTCCGGGTGGTCCTGGTGGTCGCCCTGGTCGACGTCGCGCTGCTGGTGCTCGCTGGCGCTGCCGCCGGCTGA